One window of Streptomyces sp. NBC_00273 genomic DNA carries:
- a CDS encoding polyketide synthase codes for MSELDTRIAVIGLAVRLPGAEDVVDLTALLGGDGVEVGEVPSSRWARELYRGEGPHQGTHHRGAFLVDPFSFDHEAFGLTAEDAVFLDPQQRVMLEVGARALEDAGYLGVRRRLDAGVFVGARMNAYGFDQGRGLVPPAAPGSAGGPGPAALWGRSQNFTAAWLSDRLDLAGPSLVVDTACSSSLSAVWLACQSLAAGTCELALVGAVDLLIDPLTFVLLSRTGALSPDGLCHTFDSKANGYVPGEGAAALVLKPMPAALADGDLILGAISGVAVNNDGRTMGVTTPNLEAQIELLDKAYKTIDPATVQYVEAHGTGTAIGDPIEIRALTEVFARHGVPRNSVALGSIKRRIGHLHSASGLAGLAKIIVALREGTVPAVAVDAPNPRLNLADSPFHLPDTSLPWPDAPVRRAAVSGFGFGGTNAHVVAEGAPRTSGTPAGPVGAGGKPGPVHVLPLSADSPYALRELVAQWLSFLPTLADGPGELGDVCATARLARPHRTERMAVVGADADQLATALRAWLLRTGAQDAGAFGSPRSAVSVRPEAAAAPTAWLSALDRSTPAVHEVVGLFETATGTRLAEFSGELLRILSGVCLAIALRDLGLPEGAVDLPPGWEAVGDFVRGRVPLEQAVADVLRRDGDPEHDAQGGGGVGGHDVSARLAEAREERQVATVLAAIAAELFQAGRDIDWAAFQKATGTAWTKRVLPFAQPRGRALNLAEPRRSAEPGAPAELVSDEGAAGYAFSRVFGPAEAPIAQHAVYRTLMLPGVAWFDFLREGAALRGEPFHGARDVLFHRPLIASGARRVIGRVAADGRFRVEDADSGEPYVTGRLATGHLPEPPLPVPLDTLLADCARSAVHAGSSLYRWLRRIGYHHGRYYRNISWVASLPDGGTLARIEGTRQREMNPPGVHLFPGLLDSVTVAAIDPANPVFGTADASAFIPLSVGRLEVLGPLDDAAYVRTEIAFWNDEACRVTQTVTDEAGTPLLVFGDMSSKRVPVQAFSAGEASAPAPAASVAPLTPQQPAPVATSPRPAAPVAPVVPVAPAVPVVPVAPAAPAASRSVRALAWFLALTGTPEEHADTEFLSAGFDSVGLVTLSERISQEHGLSLYPTVFFEYPTPRQFAEFLVEEAPGLVDTMAAPAAPAAPTAPADQAPQAAPEPKAAPEAAVPAAPAEPTPVARATVTPRTPDAAHAAEPPALAQAAPRPRDIAVVGAAVRLPTASTLTAFAELLAEGRDTVRPLPEGRWQNVAGPVPYASFLDRVDEFDPAPFRISAREAPLIDPQARIVYETIWEALEDGGRIGTRAHGSTGLWIAYSHDHYHEERVRHGVPDGRGLGLEAMIANRLSYLMDWHGPSGLVNTLCSSSLVALHSALQHLRTGDIDTAVIGAVHAGISPEYFRSMGDLMALSPRHRSRAFDSTADGFVPGEGAVAVVLRRYDDALRDGDRIRGVVKGAAVNHGGRTTRYSAPSPRGQADVISAALRDAGVSAESIGLVEAHGTGTGLGDPIEIEGLTRAWRGVTERSQFCAVGSLKGNVGHLEPAAGLAGLVKVLLAMEHGVVPPSLHVVRPNDHIRFEETPFYLADRAVEWPRNGGPRRAAVSAFGMGGVNAHVIVEEPPVLPVRGVPAQDSHVVRVSSADEAGLRSLAGGYADELDGASAEKLGDFAFTANAGRAGHRFRAVVHGGDASELTTGLRNLAAGLAPVSRKGSVSAQNVFMFTGQGSQYAGMGRGLYVTEPVFRAALDECAELLVPYVDVPLLDVLFGDVAGRLDRTRYAQVGIVSVQVGLVRWLESVGVRADAVVGHSLGELTAAWAAGVLGLADLLRLTAVRGQLMESQPGEGAMAVVHADAEAVLLALAAHPGVEVAAFNAPRVVTVTGPEGAVAGFRAGSGLRTQPLVVSHAFHSAAMEGAVVPFTEAVAGTALAAPAVAFASSVSGGWHSAESVMDPGYWGRAIREPVRFSEAVAALGGLGAGVVWEIGSHPQLTSLARASWGESHPVWLSTLRRDRADQTELHAAVAAYVNQTPADLDWAGLHRGKGQRTVTIPTYPFKRQRFWISADPHDTTTNYKNETKRHQNHG; via the coding sequence GCAGCCCTGTGGGGGCGGTCGCAGAACTTCACGGCGGCCTGGCTGTCCGACCGCCTCGACCTGGCGGGCCCGAGCCTGGTGGTCGACACCGCCTGCTCGTCGTCGCTGTCGGCGGTCTGGCTCGCCTGCCAGAGCCTGGCGGCCGGAACCTGCGAGCTCGCCCTGGTCGGCGCGGTCGACCTGCTGATCGACCCGCTGACGTTCGTACTCCTCTCCCGCACCGGGGCGCTCTCCCCGGACGGGCTGTGCCACACCTTCGACAGCAAGGCCAACGGCTATGTGCCCGGGGAGGGAGCCGCAGCCCTGGTGCTCAAGCCCATGCCGGCGGCACTGGCCGACGGCGACCTGATCCTCGGAGCCATCAGCGGGGTCGCGGTCAACAACGACGGCCGCACCATGGGCGTCACCACACCGAACCTGGAAGCCCAGATCGAGCTGCTGGACAAGGCGTACAAGACGATCGACCCGGCGACCGTCCAGTACGTGGAGGCGCACGGCACCGGCACCGCCATCGGCGACCCGATCGAGATACGGGCGCTCACCGAGGTGTTCGCCCGCCACGGCGTCCCGCGGAACTCCGTGGCGCTCGGTTCGATCAAGCGCCGGATCGGCCATCTGCACTCGGCGTCGGGCCTGGCCGGACTTGCGAAGATCATCGTCGCGCTGCGCGAGGGTACCGTCCCGGCCGTGGCGGTGGACGCGCCCAACCCGCGCCTCAACCTCGCCGACAGCCCGTTCCACCTGCCCGACACCAGCCTCCCCTGGCCGGACGCGCCGGTGCGCCGGGCCGCGGTGAGCGGATTCGGATTCGGCGGCACCAACGCCCACGTGGTGGCCGAGGGCGCCCCCCGCACGTCCGGCACCCCCGCCGGGCCGGTGGGGGCCGGCGGGAAGCCCGGGCCGGTCCACGTGCTGCCGCTGTCCGCCGACAGCCCGTACGCGCTGCGCGAACTGGTCGCCCAGTGGCTGTCGTTCCTGCCCACGCTGGCGGACGGTCCGGGCGAACTCGGCGACGTGTGCGCCACGGCGCGTCTGGCACGGCCACACCGTACCGAGCGGATGGCCGTCGTCGGCGCGGACGCGGACCAACTGGCCACCGCTCTGCGCGCATGGCTCCTGCGGACCGGCGCACAGGACGCCGGCGCCTTCGGCAGCCCCCGCAGCGCCGTATCCGTACGCCCCGAGGCGGCCGCGGCCCCGACCGCATGGCTGTCGGCCCTCGACCGTTCCACGCCGGCCGTACACGAGGTCGTCGGCCTGTTCGAAACGGCCACCGGCACCCGGCTGGCCGAGTTCTCCGGCGAGCTGCTGCGGATCCTGTCCGGGGTCTGCCTCGCGATCGCACTGCGCGACCTCGGACTGCCCGAAGGCGCGGTGGACCTGCCCCCGGGCTGGGAGGCGGTCGGGGACTTCGTACGAGGACGCGTCCCGCTGGAGCAGGCGGTGGCCGACGTCCTGCGGCGTGACGGCGACCCGGAGCACGACGCACAGGGCGGTGGTGGTGTTGGCGGCCACGACGTCAGCGCGCGGTTGGCCGAAGCCCGCGAGGAGCGGCAGGTCGCCACGGTGCTCGCCGCGATCGCCGCCGAGCTCTTCCAAGCAGGCCGGGACATCGACTGGGCGGCATTCCAGAAGGCCACGGGCACGGCGTGGACCAAGCGCGTGCTGCCCTTCGCCCAGCCGCGCGGCCGGGCCCTGAACCTCGCCGAGCCCCGTCGCTCGGCCGAACCCGGGGCGCCCGCGGAGCTGGTGTCGGACGAGGGGGCGGCCGGGTACGCCTTCTCCCGGGTGTTCGGACCGGCCGAGGCGCCCATCGCCCAGCACGCCGTGTACCGCACGCTGATGCTCCCGGGTGTGGCGTGGTTCGACTTCCTGCGCGAAGGCGCCGCCCTGCGCGGCGAACCCTTCCACGGGGCTCGGGACGTCCTCTTCCACCGCCCGCTCATCGCGTCCGGGGCCCGCCGGGTCATCGGCCGGGTCGCCGCGGACGGCCGGTTCAGGGTCGAGGACGCCGACAGCGGGGAGCCCTACGTGACCGGCCGGCTCGCCACCGGGCACCTGCCCGAGCCGCCGCTCCCCGTCCCCCTCGATACCCTGCTGGCCGACTGCGCCCGCTCCGCCGTGCACGCCGGCTCGAGCCTCTACCGCTGGCTGCGCCGGATCGGCTACCACCACGGCCGCTACTACCGGAACATCTCCTGGGTCGCGAGCCTCCCGGACGGCGGCACGCTCGCCCGGATCGAGGGCACCCGGCAGCGGGAGATGAACCCGCCCGGCGTGCACCTCTTCCCCGGGCTCCTGGACAGCGTGACGGTCGCGGCGATCGATCCGGCCAACCCGGTGTTCGGCACGGCGGACGCCTCCGCGTTCATTCCGCTCTCGGTGGGCCGGCTGGAGGTCCTCGGACCGCTGGACGACGCCGCCTACGTGCGGACGGAGATCGCCTTCTGGAACGACGAGGCCTGCCGGGTCACCCAGACCGTCACCGATGAGGCGGGCACGCCGCTGCTGGTCTTCGGCGACATGTCGTCCAAGCGGGTTCCCGTCCAGGCGTTCAGCGCGGGGGAGGCGTCCGCGCCGGCGCCGGCCGCGTCCGTAGCGCCGCTGACACCGCAGCAGCCCGCGCCCGTTGCGACGTCACCTCGCCCGGCGGCACCTGTGGCCCCAGTGGTCCCCGTAGCCCCGGCGGTCCCCGTTGTCCCGGTGGCTCCCGCCGCCCCCGCCGCCTCGCGGTCCGTGCGGGCGCTCGCCTGGTTCCTAGCACTGACGGGTACCCCAGAGGAGCACGCCGATACGGAGTTCCTGTCCGCCGGCTTCGACTCGGTCGGGCTGGTCACGCTGAGCGAGCGCATCTCCCAGGAGCACGGCCTGTCCCTCTATCCGACGGTCTTCTTCGAGTACCCGACACCCCGGCAGTTCGCCGAATTCCTCGTGGAGGAAGCGCCAGGGCTCGTCGACACGATGGCTGCCCCGGCTGCCCCGGCTGCCCCGACGGCCCCGGCAGACCAGGCGCCGCAGGCGGCTCCGGAACCCAAGGCGGCTCCGGAAGCCGCGGTCCCGGCCGCGCCGGCGGAGCCCACACCGGTGGCGCGGGCAACCGTCACTCCGCGAACACCCGACGCCGCGCACGCGGCCGAGCCCCCCGCACTCGCCCAGGCGGCACCCCGGCCGCGGGACATCGCAGTCGTGGGCGCCGCCGTCAGGCTGCCCACCGCGAGCACCCTGACCGCCTTCGCCGAGCTGCTGGCAGAAGGCCGGGACACGGTTCGCCCGCTGCCCGAGGGCCGTTGGCAGAACGTAGCCGGGCCGGTCCCGTACGCCTCGTTCCTGGACCGCGTGGACGAGTTCGATCCGGCTCCCTTCCGGATCTCGGCCCGCGAAGCCCCCCTGATCGATCCGCAGGCGCGGATCGTCTACGAGACGATCTGGGAGGCCCTGGAGGACGGCGGTCGGATCGGCACCCGGGCCCACGGCAGCACCGGTCTGTGGATCGCCTACAGCCACGACCACTACCACGAGGAGCGAGTGCGCCACGGCGTACCCGACGGGCGGGGCCTCGGGTTGGAGGCGATGATCGCCAACCGGCTGTCCTACCTGATGGACTGGCACGGCCCGAGCGGACTGGTCAACACCCTTTGCTCGTCCTCGCTGGTCGCCCTGCACTCGGCACTCCAGCACCTGCGCACCGGCGACATCGACACCGCGGTGATCGGGGCCGTGCACGCCGGCATCAGTCCGGAGTACTTCCGGTCGATGGGCGACCTCATGGCCCTGTCGCCCCGGCACCGCAGCCGCGCCTTCGACAGCACCGCGGACGGCTTCGTCCCGGGAGAAGGAGCCGTGGCCGTGGTCCTGCGGCGGTACGACGACGCCCTGCGGGACGGTGACCGGATCCGGGGCGTGGTCAAGGGAGCGGCCGTCAACCACGGCGGACGCACCACCCGCTACTCCGCACCCAGCCCGCGCGGGCAAGCGGACGTCATCTCTGCGGCGTTGCGGGATGCGGGGGTGTCTGCGGAGTCGATCGGTTTGGTGGAGGCGCATGGGACGGGGACGGGTCTGGGTGATCCGATTGAGATCGAGGGTTTGACGCGTGCGTGGCGTGGGGTGACGGAGCGGTCGCAGTTTTGTGCGGTGGGTTCGTTGAAGGGGAACGTCGGTCATTTGGAGCCTGCTGCGGGTTTGGCGGGTTTGGTGAAGGTGTTGTTGGCGATGGAGCACGGGGTGGTTCCGCCGTCGTTGCACGTGGTGCGGCCGAATGATCACATTCGGTTCGAGGAGACGCCGTTCTATTTGGCGGATCGTGCGGTGGAGTGGCCGCGGAACGGTGGGCCTAGGCGGGCTGCGGTGAGTGCGTTCGGCATGGGTGGGGTGAACGCTCATGTGATCGTCGAGGAGCCTCCTGTCCTTCCGGTGCGGGGAGTACCGGCCCAGGACTCGCACGTGGTGCGGGTGAGTTCGGCCGACGAGGCGGGACTGCGGTCCTTGGCCGGCGGGTACGCGGATGAATTGGATGGCGCGTCGGCGGAAAAGCTGGGCGATTTCGCGTTCACGGCGAATGCTGGGCGTGCCGGGCATCGTTTCCGTGCGGTGGTGCACGGTGGTGACGCTAGTGAATTGACTACCGGTTTGAGGAATCTTGCGGCGGGCCTGGCTCCTGTTTCCCGTAAGGGCAGTGTTTCCGCTCAGAACGTGTTCATGTTCACGGGTCAGGGTTCGCAGTATGCGGGGATGGGCCGTGGTCTGTATGTGACGGAGCCGGTGTTCCGGGCTGCGTTGGACGAGTGTGCCGAGCTGCTCGTGCCGTACGTGGATGTGCCGTTGTTGGATGTGTTGTTCGGTGATGTGGCGGGCCGGTTGGACCGGACGCGGTATGCGCAGGTGGGGATCGTTTCGGTCCAGGTGGGTTTGGTGCGCTGGCTGGAGTCGGTCGGGGTTCGTGCGGATGCGGTGGTGGGTCACAGTCTGGGTGAGCTGACGGCTGCGTGGGCGGCCGGTGTGCTGGGGCTGGCGGATCTGCTGCGGTTGACCGCGGTCCGGGGTCAGTTGATGGAGTCGCAGCCGGGTGAGGGTGCGATGGCCGTGGTTCATGCGGATGCCGAGGCGGTGTTGTTGGCTCTGGCTGCCCATCCGGGTGTGGAGGTCGCGGCGTTCAATGCGCCGCGCGTGGTGACGGTGACGGGGCCGGAGGGTGCGGTGGCCGGGTTCCGCGCGGGTTCGGGGTTGCGGACGCAGCCGCTGGTGGTCAGCCATGCGTTCCATTCGGCTGCGATGGAGGGTGCGGTCGTGCCGTTCACGGAGGCGGTGGCCGGGACGGCGCTCGCGGCTCCGGCGGTGGCGTTCGCGTCGTCGGTCTCGGGCGGGTGGCATTCGGCCGAGTCGGTGATGGATCCCGGGTATTGGGGTCGGGCGATTCGCGAGCCGGTGCGTTTCAGCGAGGCGGTCGCGGCACTCGGCGGATTGGGTGCGGGGGTGGTGTGGGAGATCGGTTCCCATCCGCAGTTGACGTCGTTGGCGCGGGCTTCGTGGGGCGAGTCGCATCCGGTGTGGTTGAGCACCCTGCGGCGGGACCGCGCGGATCAGACCGAGTTGCACGCGGCGGTGGCCGCGTACGTGAACCAGACGCCTGCTGATCTGGACTGGGCCGGTCTGCACCGGGGCAAGGGCCAGCGGACCGTCACCATCCCCACCTACCCCTTCAAGCGACAGCGGTTCTGGATATCCGCCGACCCGCACGACACGACGACGAACTACAAGAACGAGACGAAGAGGCACCAGAACCATGGCTAG